TCCAGTTCTAAAGATAATTCATCTAATTCAAAAGCAGCTTTAAAATCGTTCATAATGGATTCCGTTGCTTTCAGTTCTCCTGCAATAACTGTTTGAATCGATTGGTATTCAGGAGATGCTAATTGTTTTTTTAACGTGTCTCTTTTTATCGTTAACTTTTCATAAAAAGCTAATGCTCTACCGCGTCTAAAGGTTTTAGCACTACTTCGCCCCTTCTCTCTTCTATCGGCCATCTTCCTTCGATTCGAGCGGTGCCCTTCATGTAAATGGACGTTTTGTTCCTTTTCCACAACCATCACCTCTTGCATACAATTGTATACATTTGTATACATCCCTTCAATCCTTTTTTACATTTTCTTTGATAGTTGAAGAATTCCATCGCTATTTTGCAAAATACTTCTTAATACGAGGAATTTTATCTATAATGGCTATAATAAAAATTTATTTAAAAGAGGGGTTTCTATGAAATTAAGAGTTTCTGCAGTTCAATATCATTTGCATACAATTGAAAACTTTGAGGATTTTGCAAATCAATGCGAGCATTATATAAAAGCAGCACTTGAATTCGATACAGAGTTTATTCTCTTCCCTGAGTTTTTCACAACACAATTGTTATCTATTAAAGGAGAAAATGGAGAAGCATTAACAATTAACGATTTACCAAGTTTTACTGATAAATACCTTGAAACTTTCACTTCCTTCGCGAAACAATACAATGTCCATATTATCGCAGGGACTCATGTTGTAAATGTTGATGGCAAGCTTCGAAATACAGCACATTTATTTTACCCGAACGGCAAAGTCGTAACTCAAGCAAAGCTTCATATTACCCCGACGGAAGTACATGAATGGAACATGTCAGCCGGAGAAGGTTTAGAGGTATTTGATACGGATAAGGGAAGAATTGCGCTTTTAACTTGCTATGATATAGAATTCCCTGAAATTGTTCGTATGGCAAAAGCAAAAGGCGCAGATGTAATCTTCTGTCCATCTTGTACTGATGATCGTCATGGCTTCCATCGAGTTCGATATACAAGTCATGCCCGCGCAATTGAAAATCAAATTTATGTTGTCTTAACAGGGACAGTCGGTGCATTACCAACAGTGGACTTTATGCGTGCTAATTTCGGTCAGGCTGCGATTATTACACCAAACGACGTTCCATTCCCTCCTAAAGGTTTACTAGCTGAAGGAGAAATTAACAATGACATGATTGTTACTGCTGATTTAGACTTGGAATTACTTTATAAAGTACGGGAAAAAGGTTCTGTGACAACTTGGAGAGACAGACGAATTGATTTATATACTGACTGGGAATAAGGAGGTTCCTCATGTATCGAAGTGAGCAGTTATTATTTCATGATGGGAAACCCGTTCCGATTATTATTCGGAATTATGAGTCGAAAGATTTTGATGAATTAATCGATATTCAAGCGGAAAGTTTTCCCCCTCCCTTTCCTTCTGAGCTTTGGTGGAATAAAGAACAACTAACAAATCATGTATCGCTTTTTCCAGAAGGAGCTCTTTGCATCGAGATTGATGGTAAGGTTGTCAGCTCTTTAACTGGCGTTGGTGTTCATTTCGATCCCGCTTATACTAATCATACTTGGGCTGAAATGACTGACAATGGTTATATTACAAATCACGATCCTAATGGCAATACCCTCTATATTGTTGATATAAGTGTGCGACCTGCTTATCGTTCATACGGCCTTGGAAAAATTATGATGCAATCGATGTACCATGTTGTCATTGAAAAAGGTTTTGATCGTTTACTCGGTGGCGGTCGAATGCCTGGCTATCGTAAGTATGCAGATACACTTACAGCAAATGAATATGTGGATCATGTAATAAACGGAAAGGTTCACGATCCTGTCATTTCATTTTTATTGCGATGCGGTAGAAAGCCTATTGCAGTAGTAGAAAATTATTTAGAAGATGAAGAATCTTTAAACTATGGGGTATTAATGGAATGGAGAAATCCATTTAAATAATTTAAAAGTACTTTTCCTTTTAAAAGGAAAAGTACTTTTTTGATTGCATTGACATTTTCTGAAAATTAGCATATAAATGATATATGAACATATGCTCATATATAAAATTAAATTTCCTTAAAAGGTGTTGTTAAATAATGAGTCCACATGATAAAGATATCGTACTGCAAGAGTTAGACCACGATTTAGACGAAGAAACATTATTTATTGTTTCACAAACTTTTAAAGCATTAAGTGATCCAACTCGCATACGAATTCTTCACTTCTTATGTAGTGATGAGCATTCCGTTAATGATATTGCACAACACTTGAATTTA
Above is a genomic segment from Lysinibacillus sp. PLM2 containing:
- the ykwB gene encoding putative N-acetyltransferase YkwB — its product is MYRSEQLLFHDGKPVPIIIRNYESKDFDELIDIQAESFPPPFPSELWWNKEQLTNHVSLFPEGALCIEIDGKVVSSLTGVGVHFDPAYTNHTWAEMTDNGYITNHDPNGNTLYIVDISVRPAYRSYGLGKIMMQSMYHVVIEKGFDRLLGGGRMPGYRKYADTLTANEYVDHVINGKVHDPVISFLLRCGRKPIAVVENYLEDEESLNYGVLMEWRNPFK
- the czrA gene encoding HTH-type transcriptional repressor CzrA, encoding MSPHDKDIVLQELDHDLDEETLFIVSQTFKALSDPTRIRILHFLCSDEHSVNDIAQHLNLSQSTVSHQLRFLKNLRLVKFRREGTTLYYSKDDDHIMNLLKQAIDHAAHN